From Candidatus Neomarinimicrobiota bacterium:
ACATCTTCGCTCTGCTCCCTGGAGTAGAGAGCGTAGTCCGGATTATGAAACCCTATAAGCTCGCCTCCCGCGAATTCAAACCACAGGACAGCGTAGTTTCCATTAACGGGATTGAGATCGGGGGCAAGCATATTGTGGTTATGGCAGGGCCCTGTGCTGTGGAAAACGAAGAACAGCTCATGAAAGCGGTCAGCGCTGTGAAAAAAGCAGGGGCTTGCATTGTGCGCGGCGGTGCCTTCAAACCACGCACCTCCCCCTTCAGCTTTCAGGGGCTGGAGAAGGCCGGCTTGGAGTTGCTGGCGAGAGCTAAGGAGCATTTCAACATGCCTGTAGTTACCGAGGTAGTGGACCCCCACGATGTGAGCTTGGTATCCAAGTATGCGGATATCCTTCAAGTCGGGGCACGAAATATGCAAAACTTCGCCCTGCTGACCGAGATTGGTAAGAGTAAGC
This genomic window contains:
- the aroF gene encoding 3-deoxy-7-phosphoheptulonate synthase gives rise to the protein IFALLPGVESVVRIMKPYKLASREFKPQDSVVSINGIEIGGKHIVVMAGPCAVENEEQLMKAVSAVKKAGACIVRGGAFKPRTSPFSFQGLEKAGLELLARAKEHFNMPVVTEVVDPHDVSLVSKYADILQVGARNMQNFALLTEIGKSKHPVLLKRGFSCTVAEWLTAADYLLAEGNSQLILCERGIRTFETSARFSLDVCSIPVIKRSSHLPLIVDPSHAAGHYALVPAIAKAAIAAGADGLLIEVHPNPKEALIDGLQSLTPSDFTRLMKELGPVAKSVGRYI